The nucleotide sequence ATGGTCCATCACCTCCTTGCTCTCCCGTTCGATGCGTTCGTCATGGGAGAAATCGTGAATATTCGGCAAGTGCGAGAAGATTACGTAGTTGTACGCCGGCGAAGCGAATTCGTCGATCCCAAAGACTGAAATGTGGTTATACCAGCGGGCCCACTGGCTCTTGGCCATCTTCTTCATGCGGGCATCGCCGAAACGTTCCCCCGCCAGCATCAAGGCTTCCACGTACAACACGAAGATGTTGCTGTATGCGGTGAAATCCCGGCCGACATCGAAGATTTCAGTGTCCCAGCGGCGTCTGGCCGCCTCTGTCAACCGCCGGCAGGACTCCCGGAACGCGGACCGCGCGGACCGCGACATTCTGTCTTGCTGCTCCCACAACTTGACGAACATCACGTCCGCCCGGAACAGCGCTCTGTTGAGGTCGCCAAAACTCTCCCCGTCGCGGCGTGTCCACCCCCATTGGCCGTATGTCGTCGATTCCGGGTCCGAGTCCTGCTGAGCAATGACCTCCTTCAGCACCTCGTCCGCCTTCCGCCAATTGGCCCGGTCGCTGGTACGGTACAACAACCAGGCGTAATCGAAGGCCGCGGTCTTCTTGTCGGCGGAATAGGCCTGGTCCATCGCATCCAGGCGGTCCTTCTCGTCCGGCGTCAGTTCCTGGGCGCGAGCGGATGCACCCATGACAACGGCCGTCAGCAGGAGCAGGAATTGCCGCATAACACCTCCTCAGACGCCGGAGCGCCGGGCATTACGGAAGCCGAAACCGTCCGAATTCCTGGTTCTGCCGGACGGACAACGCCGGAATACGCCATACGACGCATCCGACGGGACGCCTGACGGCGCCGCGCTCGCCACGAAGCGCGCTGTGGAAATCCGTGCGAGCCACAAGCCCGGGACTTCCCGAAGAGAGCAGCCCGGACCCGCAACATGGGCGCGCCTGCCGCGTGGTTCCGCGACGCTCGCCGCCGATGGGGCTCGCTACCCGCCCGTCTCGGCTCGTCACTGGCTGTTGGCGTACCCGAGCAAGGCTCCGCTGCGGTTTACGGGCGCCTGGACAGGATAGCGGATGAAATCCACGTGACCGTCCATGTACAAGACGTTCGAACCGCCGGGGACGTGGCTGAAGTCGGATGCCTTGACCGAGACGGCGTCCATCATGATGAAGACCTCGCTTTGCGCTCGTGCGCTGGCCGCGGGGTTGTTGATGTCCGTGATCAGGAACCGTTCAATGCCTTCGCGAAGCCGGTAAATCGTGTCGCCTTCGCCATTTCCGATCGGGGGTTGGACCGTCACGTCCTCGTCAAGGTCTTTCTTGACCGCGGCCCGGCTTGAGAGGTCGCTCCAGATCACGCCGCTGGGCTTGGAGATCATGGTCAGATACCAGAAGGTTATCTGGCCGGCCGCGGTCGTGTCCCCAGCGGGCGGCGTGATGCCCAGCGCGCTGAAGAACGGCGCCACATCAACCGGATGGTCGGTGTCTTCGGCTTGGTCAAAGAGAAATCCCAGGTAGTAGTAGGAGAAGGTTGCCTTCCAGACATCATAGCTTTGGTCGATGTCGAACCTGAGGATGCTGGTGCCGTCGCCGCGGGTCATGTCTTCGACCATCACCCGCGCGCTGGAGGGGCACACAAAGATGCTGTCGTCCGTGAGATACTCCGGATAAATGGCTTCGGCGTCCGGGCACATCAGAATCCCCTTAACGTCCTTGCCCTGCGGATTGACGGGCGGGAACATACCGCCGGGCGCCTCGTTCGCATACATCTTGAAGACGAGGCCGAACTCCTTGAGGTTGTTCTGGCAACTGGCCCTGCGCGCCGATTCGCGGGCGCGCGCCAGGGCCGGCAGCAGGATGGCGGCCAGGATGCCGATGATGGCGATAACCACCAGCAACTCGATCAGCGTGAAACCTCTACTGCGGCTCATACTCTGTCTCCCTTCCGTTCCAGTTCCCCGGTCTGCACCAACCCAGGGATATCATTCCTGCCCGCCAGGTTGTCCAGGATGCGGTCCTTCTTTCAACCCGGTAAAACCGCTCCTTGACGTTTCGCGTATCTTCCACGAGAGATTTCTGCGCCCCACGCTTTCAAGCAGCCAATCGTTCACTCTTGACCTCAGTGGTCACTCTCCCCATGCCCCCGAATTCGACATTGGACCGCAAGAAAGCAGCGTCCATACGTGAAGCGCCCTTCAACAAAAGCCAGCGTGGCACAACATGCGCCGGGAAGTCAATTCTCCCCGGCGTTCAAAACGCAACGTGACCCGACCCGGGGCGGAATCTCCACGGATACCGCCCGCGAACGCCGGCTGTTCCTCCCTCGAGGGCATCTGCGAAGAAGGCGGCTCACGCCCCGCTGCGCTTCGCGCCATTTGCCTCGGAAAGAAACTATCATTGCAGAGGAAAGCCGCACGCGGAAGCGACGTATGCATATCGGCCCATAGTGCAGGGGCTTCTTGGGAACACGATCGAGACACATCGGGCCCGCGTGGAATTTTACGGGAACGGCCGCGTGGATGCGGCACCGGAGGTGCGAACGATGCGCGAGCAGGAGATACGCCGCTGGGTGCGCAATGGCGAACGGGTAGCCGAGGTGCGCGAAGCGTGGGTCAAAATCTTCCACTATCTCGGGTTCGGCGGGTTCCATGCCGGCGGCCAATACGAACGCTTCGACGAGCGGTTCGGCCCCGAGAACTGGCTGCCGGCCCACTTCATCGACGGCCTGGTCGAATCGCGCTACGACGGCTACCTGATGTACGAGGACGGGTATTACCACTTCCTGAAGAACAACCCGGAACTGCGCGCATGGCTCGTGTCGACGGCAAGCGAGGTGTACGACATCCAGCCGTCGAACGTGGAATCGGGCCTCGATTACACGAAACAGGAATGCGGCGCCACGCATCTGCAGGATATTGCGGTGCGCCGCGCGCTCACGCGTTTGACGCTCGAAGAGCAAGGCGTACCGTATGACCCGGAACATCTTCCCGTGATTCCTCTCTTTCACGGCGGTCACCTGGTCCAGATTCGCGGGCGCAAGAGCGAAGGTTTTGCGCTAAACCCCGGCGAGGTCCCGTTTCACGAACCCGAGTGGGCCCTCGGCGCATAC is from Candidatus Hydrogenedentota bacterium and encodes:
- a CDS encoding prepilin-type N-terminal cleavage/methylation domain-containing protein; translation: MSRSRGFTLIELLVVIAIIGILAAILLPALARARESARRASCQNNLKEFGLVFKMYANEAPGGMFPPVNPQGKDVKGILMCPDAEAIYPEYLTDDSIFVCPSSARVMVEDMTRGDGTSILRFDIDQSYDVWKATFSYYYLGFLFDQAEDTDHPVDVAPFFSALGITPPAGDTTAAGQITFWYLTMISKPSGVIWSDLSSRAAVKKDLDEDVTVQPPIGNGEGDTIYRLREGIERFLITDINNPAASARAQSEVFIMMDAVSVKASDFSHVPGGSNVLYMDGHVDFIRYPVQAPVNRSGALLGYANSQ